The DNA sequence CTATGAAAATGAAGGGCTAGCGAAGGAAGGGCGCTAATATGACTGATTGTCTTTTTTGTAAAATAATTAAAAAAGAGATCCCTTCGGAAATAGTTTTTGAGAGTGAAAATGCGGTAGCTTTTATGGATATTAATCCGCAAGCGCCTGTGCATTTCCTCGTTATCCCAAAGATCCATTTAAGCTCTATAACAAAAGTAGAAAAAGAGCATGGGAGCATAATGGCCGAGATGGCAAGGATAATAAATGAAGTCGCTAAACAAAAAAATATTGAAA is a window from the Candidatus Saganbacteria bacterium genome containing:
- a CDS encoding histidine triad nucleotide-binding protein; translated protein: MTDCLFCKIIKKEIPSEIVFESENAVAFMDINPQAPVHFLVIPKIHLSSITKVEKEHGSIMAEMARIINEVAKQKNIEKSGFRVVVNHGKDSGQAVPHLHFHVLGGRKLKWPPG